In Takifugu flavidus isolate HTHZ2018 chromosome 13, ASM371156v2, whole genome shotgun sequence, the following are encoded in one genomic region:
- the gtse1 gene encoding G2 and S phase-expressed protein 1 isoform X2 → MDCRANSDLFFLHEEKFDFDVSMSPASSNGDEDEDEVFVEPVSHNERCVSVNVKTQLDGRQLRTSWSPLTGDQLEAVCQEAHKLANQLQSGERSQSHSEDDKDNEATAAVTTQPDEFVQDSQAKLHVFEQSNRVLSPIKRETFCVQESPLKQLPPAIQQRLLRGSSNTSIVSSLRSASAPLSTRPASAHPKSVVKPACVTRLSTSSPVTRARSQPKAGLRGKAPLGAVLPSKPAAPVASTSTTKSRVEKNRLQPPSRTVIGRRCSPPRRTESSEELLSDSASVASDISDSSINSSLLGKRNLAPRAKGAVKKLPVVKASPLQSRRVMERKNTSSSSSSVSSFNSSISLSPAKGKLNSSMNRSVSSSTGPAPGSDGRPMNPSRARRSTINAAAAPASSVAGRRSLSTQAKKATPLKRAEFTPTKRVLEKSGSISATSTTLPQGGLRTKSKPEALVLITPSAGVRGPNHGDKSKMLKPKRLESVISMDSLPQKSSAGPLTPSAGTYKPLQFKTGRPSSLPTPVRRKPCTIPVSTPTNPPKLTKPPLESEADLPPESNSGDNEPSCSPSSTVAHELEPDDPSIEPGDPSIKPFCLEEEELPVVTSSGPPEPDQSESAESGGTHKELEHESEARNLIELETANESNHKAHEVLLLDLPAPTLQPQEKLLIDLTNTPNLIRTSNKSCTGTQLIDLSSPLIKWSPENKSENTAPLINLSF, encoded by the exons ATGGACTGTCGAGCTAACAGCG ATCTGTTCTTCCTGCACGAGGAGAAGTTTGATTTTGATGTGTCTATGTCACCTGCAAG CTCAAATGGTGATGAAGACGAAGACGAGGTGTTTGTGGAGCCAGTCAGTCATAatgagaggtgtgtgtctgttaaTGTGAAGACACAGCTTGATGGTAGACAACTGCGGACAAGCTGGAGTCCACTGACGGGGGACCAGCTCGAGGCGGTCTGCCAGGAAGCCCACAAGTTGGCCAATCAGCTTCAGAGTGGTGAACGGAGCCAGTCGCACAGTGAGGATGACAAGGATAATGAGGCGACCGCTGCCGTGACCACACAGCCCGATGAGTTCGTCCAGGATTCTCAGGCTAAACTGCATGTGTTTGAGCAGTCTAACAGGGTTCTCAGCCCCATTAAACGAGAGACCTTCTGTGTGCAAGAGAGCCCCCTGAAGCAGCTGCCGCCAGCCATCCAGCAGCGCCTGCTAAGAGgaagcagcaacaccagcattGTTTCATCCCTTCGTTCAGCCAGCGCACCTCTATCCACCCGGCCTGCCTCTGCACACCCAAAATCAGTAGTAAAACCAGCTTGTGTTACCAGGCTAAGCACGTCCAGCCCCGTGACCAGGGCCAGGTCTCAGCCCAAGGCAGGGCTCCGGGGAAAAGCCCCGTTGGGTGCTGTGCTGCCAAGTAAACCAGCTGCACCAGTGGCTTCCACTTCAACCACCAAGAGcagagtggaaaaaaacagactgCAACCACCGAGCAGA ACAGTCATTGGCCGCAGGTGTAGCCCCCCAAGGAGGACAGAGTCCAGCgaggagctgctgtctgattCTGCCAGCGTTGCGTCTGACATCAGCGACTCCTCCATCAACTCCAGTCTGCTCGGAAAACGCAATCTGGCGCCACGCGCCAAG GGTGCTGTGAAGAAACTGCCGGTTGTGAAAGCTTCACCCCTTCAGAGCAGGAGGGtgatggagaggaaaaacacgTCCTCGTCGTCATCATCGGTGTCCAGCTTCAACTCCAGCATTTCTCTGTCCCCTGCTAAAG GTAAACTGAACTCCTCTATGAACCGGAGTGTGAGTAGCTCCACTGGCCCCGCCCCTGGCAGTGACGGCAGGCCCATGAACCCCAGCAGAGCACGCCGCTCCACCATCAATGCTGCTGCGGCGCCTGCGTCGTCCGTCGCTGGACGCCGCTCGCTGTCCACACAGGCCAAGAAGGCCACGCCCCTAAAGAGAGCAGAATTCACGCCCACTAAGAGAGTTTTGGAGAAGAGCGGCTCAATAAGTGCGACCTCCACAACTCTCCCTCAGGGCGGATTAAGGACTAAATCCAAACCTGAGGCTCTAGTTCTAATAACACCCAGCGCAGGAGTCAGAGGTCCCAACCATGGAGACA AGTCAAAGATGTTGAAGCCAAAGAGGCTGGAGTCCGTGATCAGCATGGACAG TCTTCCTCAGAAGAGCTCGGCTGGTCCTCTGACCCCCTCTGCTGGCACGTACAAGCCATTGCAGTTCAAAACAGGTCGTCCGTCTTCCCTCCCGACGCCAGTGCGCCGCAAGCCGTGCACCATCCCTGTTTCTACACCCACCAACCCCCCCAAGCTCACAAAACCACCACTCGAATCTGAGGCAGACCTTCCCCCAGAATCTAACTCTGGTGACAACGAGCCAAGCTGCAG CCCGAGTTCCACGGTTGCACATGAGCTAGAGCCCGATGACCCCAGCATCGAGCCCGGTGACCCCAGCATCAAGCCCTtctgtctggaggaggaggagcttcctGTTGTGACCTCATCAGGTCCTCCTGAgcctgaccaatcagagagcgcAGAATCTGGAGGGACGCACAAAGAGCTTGAGCACGAGTCTGAAGCCAGGAACCTGATTGAACTGGAAACTGCCAATGAGAGCAACCACAAGGCACATGAG GTTCTCCTGTTGGATCTACCTGCTCCGACTCTGCAGCCTCAAGAGAAACTACTCATCGACCTGACCAACACCCCCAACCTGATCCGAACCAGCAACAAGTCCTGCACCGGCACTCAG CTGATCGACCTGAGCTCTCCGCTCATCAagtggagtccagagaacaagAGTGAGAACACGGCTCCTCTCATCAACCTGTCCTTCTGA
- the gtse1 gene encoding G2 and S phase-expressed protein 1 isoform X3, whose product MDCRANSDLFFLHEEKFDFDVSMSPASSNGDEDEDEVFVEPVSHNERCVSVNVKTQLDGRQLRTSWSPLTGDQLEAVCQEAHKLANQLQSGERSQSHSEDDKDNEATAAVTTQPDEFVQDSQAKLHVFEQSNRVLSPIKRETFCVQESPLKQLPPAIQQRLLRGSSNTSIVSSLRSASAPLSTRPASAHPKSVVKPACVTRLSTSSPVTRARSQPKAGLRGKAPLGAVLPSKPAAPVASTSTTKSRTVIGRRCSPPRRTESSEELLSDSASVASDISDSSINSSLLGKRNLAPRAKGAVKKLPVVKASPLQSRRVMERKNTSSSSSSVSSFNSSISLSPAKGKLNSSMNRSVSSSTGPAPGSDGRPMNPSRARRSTINAAAAPASSVAGRRSLSTQAKKATPLKRAEFTPTKRVLEKSGSISATSTTLPQGGLRTKSKPEALVLITPSAGVRGPNHGDKSKMLKPKRLESVISMDSLPQKSSAGPLTPSAGTYKPLQFKTGRPSSLPTPVRRKPCTIPVSTPTNPPKLTKPPLESEADLPPESNSGDNEPSCSPSSTVAHELEPDDPSIEPGDPSIKPFCLEEEELPVVTSSGPPEPDQSESAESGGTHKELEHESEARNLIELETANESNHKAHEVLLLDLPAPTLQPQEKLLIDLTNTPNLIRTSNKSCTGTQQLIDLSSPLIKWSPENKSENTAPLINLSF is encoded by the exons ATGGACTGTCGAGCTAACAGCG ATCTGTTCTTCCTGCACGAGGAGAAGTTTGATTTTGATGTGTCTATGTCACCTGCAAG CTCAAATGGTGATGAAGACGAAGACGAGGTGTTTGTGGAGCCAGTCAGTCATAatgagaggtgtgtgtctgttaaTGTGAAGACACAGCTTGATGGTAGACAACTGCGGACAAGCTGGAGTCCACTGACGGGGGACCAGCTCGAGGCGGTCTGCCAGGAAGCCCACAAGTTGGCCAATCAGCTTCAGAGTGGTGAACGGAGCCAGTCGCACAGTGAGGATGACAAGGATAATGAGGCGACCGCTGCCGTGACCACACAGCCCGATGAGTTCGTCCAGGATTCTCAGGCTAAACTGCATGTGTTTGAGCAGTCTAACAGGGTTCTCAGCCCCATTAAACGAGAGACCTTCTGTGTGCAAGAGAGCCCCCTGAAGCAGCTGCCGCCAGCCATCCAGCAGCGCCTGCTAAGAGgaagcagcaacaccagcattGTTTCATCCCTTCGTTCAGCCAGCGCACCTCTATCCACCCGGCCTGCCTCTGCACACCCAAAATCAGTAGTAAAACCAGCTTGTGTTACCAGGCTAAGCACGTCCAGCCCCGTGACCAGGGCCAGGTCTCAGCCCAAGGCAGGGCTCCGGGGAAAAGCCCCGTTGGGTGCTGTGCTGCCAAGTAAACCAGCTGCACCAGTGGCTTCCACTTCAACCACCAAGAGcaga ACAGTCATTGGCCGCAGGTGTAGCCCCCCAAGGAGGACAGAGTCCAGCgaggagctgctgtctgattCTGCCAGCGTTGCGTCTGACATCAGCGACTCCTCCATCAACTCCAGTCTGCTCGGAAAACGCAATCTGGCGCCACGCGCCAAG GGTGCTGTGAAGAAACTGCCGGTTGTGAAAGCTTCACCCCTTCAGAGCAGGAGGGtgatggagaggaaaaacacgTCCTCGTCGTCATCATCGGTGTCCAGCTTCAACTCCAGCATTTCTCTGTCCCCTGCTAAAG GTAAACTGAACTCCTCTATGAACCGGAGTGTGAGTAGCTCCACTGGCCCCGCCCCTGGCAGTGACGGCAGGCCCATGAACCCCAGCAGAGCACGCCGCTCCACCATCAATGCTGCTGCGGCGCCTGCGTCGTCCGTCGCTGGACGCCGCTCGCTGTCCACACAGGCCAAGAAGGCCACGCCCCTAAAGAGAGCAGAATTCACGCCCACTAAGAGAGTTTTGGAGAAGAGCGGCTCAATAAGTGCGACCTCCACAACTCTCCCTCAGGGCGGATTAAGGACTAAATCCAAACCTGAGGCTCTAGTTCTAATAACACCCAGCGCAGGAGTCAGAGGTCCCAACCATGGAGACA AGTCAAAGATGTTGAAGCCAAAGAGGCTGGAGTCCGTGATCAGCATGGACAG TCTTCCTCAGAAGAGCTCGGCTGGTCCTCTGACCCCCTCTGCTGGCACGTACAAGCCATTGCAGTTCAAAACAGGTCGTCCGTCTTCCCTCCCGACGCCAGTGCGCCGCAAGCCGTGCACCATCCCTGTTTCTACACCCACCAACCCCCCCAAGCTCACAAAACCACCACTCGAATCTGAGGCAGACCTTCCCCCAGAATCTAACTCTGGTGACAACGAGCCAAGCTGCAG CCCGAGTTCCACGGTTGCACATGAGCTAGAGCCCGATGACCCCAGCATCGAGCCCGGTGACCCCAGCATCAAGCCCTtctgtctggaggaggaggagcttcctGTTGTGACCTCATCAGGTCCTCCTGAgcctgaccaatcagagagcgcAGAATCTGGAGGGACGCACAAAGAGCTTGAGCACGAGTCTGAAGCCAGGAACCTGATTGAACTGGAAACTGCCAATGAGAGCAACCACAAGGCACATGAG GTTCTCCTGTTGGATCTACCTGCTCCGACTCTGCAGCCTCAAGAGAAACTACTCATCGACCTGACCAACACCCCCAACCTGATCCGAACCAGCAACAAGTCCTGCACCGGCACTCAG CAGCTGATCGACCTGAGCTCTCCGCTCATCAagtggagtccagagaacaagAGTGAGAACACGGCTCCTCTCATCAACCTGTCCTTCTGA
- the LOC130535963 gene encoding high choriolytic enzyme 1-like, with product MASFTCTLGLLFLLTASSWAEEKDLPVSELLWRANKDVVRRPDEPLVIDDIAYSGEGERNADACTSRGCMWAKSSDGKVYVPYVIASHYSSRERSIIERGLLSFHDVSCIRFTPWRNQRDFLSIVSDSGCYSYVGRQGYSQTLSLDRQGCLYHSTVQHELLHALGFHHEQCRSDRDNHIRVLWENIQPGLAYAFDKMNTLNLNTPYDYNSVMQYHRYAFSGNGKPTMAPIPNANIQFGEATQMSSNDITRLNTLYKC from the exons ATGGCCTCCTTCACGTGCACGCTcggtctcctcttcctcctcacggCCTCCAGCTGGGCTGAAGAGAAG GATCTGCCTGTCTCTGAGCTGCTGTGGAGGGCGAACAAAGATGTTG TGCGCAGACCCGATGAGCCGCTGGTCATCGATGACATCGCCTACAGCGGCGAGGGCGAGAGGAACGCTGATGCCTGCACATCCCGCGGCTGCATGTGGGCCAAGTCTTCCGATGGGAAGGTCTACGTCCCCTACGTCATCGCCTCGCATTACT CCTCTCGAGAGCGCTCCATCATTGAACGCGGGCTGCTGTCCTTCCACGACGTCTCCTGCATCCGCTTCACCCCCTGGAGGAATCAGCGAGACTTCCTGAGCATCGTGTCAGACAGCGG ctgttaCTCCTACGTGGGTCGCCAGGGTTATTCCCAGACTCTGTCCCTGGACCGCCAGGGCTGCCTGTACCACAGCACCGTCCAGCATGAGCTCCTCCACGCCCTCGGCTTCCACCACGAACAGTGTCGCTCCGACAGGGACAATCACATCCGCGTGCTGTGGGAGAACATCCAGCCAG GTTTGGCGTACGCATTCGACAAAATGAACACTCTGAACCTGAACACACCCTACGACTACAACTCCGTCATGCAGtaccacag GTATGCATTCTCTGGGAACGGTAAACCCACCATGGCTCCCATCCCCAACGCGAATATTCAGTTTGGAGAGGCCACTCAGATGAGCAGCAACGACATCACCAGGCTGAACACTCTCTACAAGTGTTAA
- the gtse1 gene encoding G2 and S phase-expressed protein 1 isoform X1, whose translation MDCRANSDLFFLHEEKFDFDVSMSPASSNGDEDEDEVFVEPVSHNERCVSVNVKTQLDGRQLRTSWSPLTGDQLEAVCQEAHKLANQLQSGERSQSHSEDDKDNEATAAVTTQPDEFVQDSQAKLHVFEQSNRVLSPIKRETFCVQESPLKQLPPAIQQRLLRGSSNTSIVSSLRSASAPLSTRPASAHPKSVVKPACVTRLSTSSPVTRARSQPKAGLRGKAPLGAVLPSKPAAPVASTSTTKSRVEKNRLQPPSRTVIGRRCSPPRRTESSEELLSDSASVASDISDSSINSSLLGKRNLAPRAKGAVKKLPVVKASPLQSRRVMERKNTSSSSSSVSSFNSSISLSPAKGKLNSSMNRSVSSSTGPAPGSDGRPMNPSRARRSTINAAAAPASSVAGRRSLSTQAKKATPLKRAEFTPTKRVLEKSGSISATSTTLPQGGLRTKSKPEALVLITPSAGVRGPNHGDKSKMLKPKRLESVISMDSLPQKSSAGPLTPSAGTYKPLQFKTGRPSSLPTPVRRKPCTIPVSTPTNPPKLTKPPLESEADLPPESNSGDNEPSCSPSSTVAHELEPDDPSIEPGDPSIKPFCLEEEELPVVTSSGPPEPDQSESAESGGTHKELEHESEARNLIELETANESNHKAHEVLLLDLPAPTLQPQEKLLIDLTNTPNLIRTSNKSCTGTQQLIDLSSPLIKWSPENKSENTAPLINLSF comes from the exons ATGGACTGTCGAGCTAACAGCG ATCTGTTCTTCCTGCACGAGGAGAAGTTTGATTTTGATGTGTCTATGTCACCTGCAAG CTCAAATGGTGATGAAGACGAAGACGAGGTGTTTGTGGAGCCAGTCAGTCATAatgagaggtgtgtgtctgttaaTGTGAAGACACAGCTTGATGGTAGACAACTGCGGACAAGCTGGAGTCCACTGACGGGGGACCAGCTCGAGGCGGTCTGCCAGGAAGCCCACAAGTTGGCCAATCAGCTTCAGAGTGGTGAACGGAGCCAGTCGCACAGTGAGGATGACAAGGATAATGAGGCGACCGCTGCCGTGACCACACAGCCCGATGAGTTCGTCCAGGATTCTCAGGCTAAACTGCATGTGTTTGAGCAGTCTAACAGGGTTCTCAGCCCCATTAAACGAGAGACCTTCTGTGTGCAAGAGAGCCCCCTGAAGCAGCTGCCGCCAGCCATCCAGCAGCGCCTGCTAAGAGgaagcagcaacaccagcattGTTTCATCCCTTCGTTCAGCCAGCGCACCTCTATCCACCCGGCCTGCCTCTGCACACCCAAAATCAGTAGTAAAACCAGCTTGTGTTACCAGGCTAAGCACGTCCAGCCCCGTGACCAGGGCCAGGTCTCAGCCCAAGGCAGGGCTCCGGGGAAAAGCCCCGTTGGGTGCTGTGCTGCCAAGTAAACCAGCTGCACCAGTGGCTTCCACTTCAACCACCAAGAGcagagtggaaaaaaacagactgCAACCACCGAGCAGA ACAGTCATTGGCCGCAGGTGTAGCCCCCCAAGGAGGACAGAGTCCAGCgaggagctgctgtctgattCTGCCAGCGTTGCGTCTGACATCAGCGACTCCTCCATCAACTCCAGTCTGCTCGGAAAACGCAATCTGGCGCCACGCGCCAAG GGTGCTGTGAAGAAACTGCCGGTTGTGAAAGCTTCACCCCTTCAGAGCAGGAGGGtgatggagaggaaaaacacgTCCTCGTCGTCATCATCGGTGTCCAGCTTCAACTCCAGCATTTCTCTGTCCCCTGCTAAAG GTAAACTGAACTCCTCTATGAACCGGAGTGTGAGTAGCTCCACTGGCCCCGCCCCTGGCAGTGACGGCAGGCCCATGAACCCCAGCAGAGCACGCCGCTCCACCATCAATGCTGCTGCGGCGCCTGCGTCGTCCGTCGCTGGACGCCGCTCGCTGTCCACACAGGCCAAGAAGGCCACGCCCCTAAAGAGAGCAGAATTCACGCCCACTAAGAGAGTTTTGGAGAAGAGCGGCTCAATAAGTGCGACCTCCACAACTCTCCCTCAGGGCGGATTAAGGACTAAATCCAAACCTGAGGCTCTAGTTCTAATAACACCCAGCGCAGGAGTCAGAGGTCCCAACCATGGAGACA AGTCAAAGATGTTGAAGCCAAAGAGGCTGGAGTCCGTGATCAGCATGGACAG TCTTCCTCAGAAGAGCTCGGCTGGTCCTCTGACCCCCTCTGCTGGCACGTACAAGCCATTGCAGTTCAAAACAGGTCGTCCGTCTTCCCTCCCGACGCCAGTGCGCCGCAAGCCGTGCACCATCCCTGTTTCTACACCCACCAACCCCCCCAAGCTCACAAAACCACCACTCGAATCTGAGGCAGACCTTCCCCCAGAATCTAACTCTGGTGACAACGAGCCAAGCTGCAG CCCGAGTTCCACGGTTGCACATGAGCTAGAGCCCGATGACCCCAGCATCGAGCCCGGTGACCCCAGCATCAAGCCCTtctgtctggaggaggaggagcttcctGTTGTGACCTCATCAGGTCCTCCTGAgcctgaccaatcagagagcgcAGAATCTGGAGGGACGCACAAAGAGCTTGAGCACGAGTCTGAAGCCAGGAACCTGATTGAACTGGAAACTGCCAATGAGAGCAACCACAAGGCACATGAG GTTCTCCTGTTGGATCTACCTGCTCCGACTCTGCAGCCTCAAGAGAAACTACTCATCGACCTGACCAACACCCCCAACCTGATCCGAACCAGCAACAAGTCCTGCACCGGCACTCAG CAGCTGATCGACCTGAGCTCTCCGCTCATCAagtggagtccagagaacaagAGTGAGAACACGGCTCCTCTCATCAACCTGTCCTTCTGA